TAAGCATAGTTTGGATCAACTTGAATGGCTCTCTGGAAGAACTTGATTGCAATGTCATGCTCTCGTTGCAAGCTGAAACAGTTTCCTGCAGCACACCATGCCTAGTAAAAACAGCAAAGTCACTACACAGTCCCTTTTTATAAGCTAACAGTGCCAGAGTTTGAACTGATCTTCCCTATATGGATTTACATAAGACTACATATCTGCTGTTGCTAGGATGAAACACCAACTATTTAAGCAGAGCACGAGAGACACAGACCTTTCTcctagattaaaaagaaaaataaggataaAAATGTAGTTAGATCTTGCTCCTGTGAGGCAGGGAAGGCTGCACACACCTTATAACTAGATAAACTGAAACAGAGGTAAAGAATCCAAGGGCACCCCCACAAGCTCACACTAATTAAATACtttaaacacaagaaataaACATCTTAAACCCTAGGAAAAATGAAGGGGTGGGGGCAGTACATTCTCCTTCACTCTCCAGCTACCTCCAATTGACAAGTTTGAAATTTGCAGCGTGACAATTATAGCAGCAACCTCCTCTCCCACCCGCTCAGCAACCAACATAAAGATTGTAAGGACATTGCAGCCTGTGGTCCCTCGCATTCCCAAATTGCCAGCATCATTGTCAGTCCCCACAACTGTTCTCCACTGCTCACATTAGCATCTGCATTCTTGTCTCCACACTATCTTGCTGCACATTACAGACCAGCTGCTTCAAAGGTTTGCTTCTTTTTGCTAGTAGACAAGCTAATAAGAAGAGAACAGGATTCTCTTCCAACAACAAACCCCACTAGAACCTAGCTTCCTCAACTAGGTTAAAGCAAACGTTTATAAAGAGACATATCTTTATTACTCATACCGCAGCACTCATTAAAAGACGCCTGACTTCGTATATCATTTCTTTGTACTGCCATACACCCTTTCGTTCAATGGCCTTTTTGAACACAATACTGCATGTTTTTATGTCAAAGAAATTTAGGCTATGTTTTGAGCGCCAGTGAATTAACTAAAGCAATTAAGAAGTGGTACAGAATTCCTTATCATGAGACGCCAGCAGtagcagaacaggaaaagatCTGCAGTTCTCAAATCAATTAGGTAACACCCCATGCAATAGGAGTGACTGACTGATCCTTGGCCTCCCTCGATGAATAGTGCCAATGCAAATTTAAATAACCATTAACATAAGAGGTTTCAACCTGTGCCAAGTAGCTTCTAAGAGGCCATTTCAGACCTCACCAGTACAACAAGCAATCCTGCCACCTCCCTTTCCAGTTTTACCGTGCAGTTCTCATGTGAGAACACTCTTGAACTAGATTGGAATTGAGTTTTGTTCTGAATCATTGATCTTGCCACGTACAGTTACTCTCTTCCCATTCAACATAACAGCATTTTATACCTCTGGTGAGTTTTTGTCCATGTCTGTCAAATCCTTTGATAGAACTGAAAGGGCAACATCCTTCTGCAGATGCCACAGCGTGGTGGAATAGATCTCCATGCCTTCTACTCTGTAGTTTTCAATCCTCCTTACTTCTGAGAATATCCTTTCAGCCTAAGAACAGAAAAtcagggttaaaaaaaaaaaaaatcaactcacCAAAGCAGAACACATAGGTCAACACTGGAAGCACCATACATCCAAACTGAGCATTCTCTTTGCTTTGTAAATAAGTATACTAGGTAGAACTACTGTGGTCCTGTGGTATTTTCTTGAACTTCTTGTGGTATTTGCTATGAACTTCCTCTTCAAATGAAGGAGTGACTACCCCACATCTAGCTATGGCAGGCAGAAATCCAGCCAGCTTTCCCAACTGGTAGACTCAGATTACACCGTCTTTATTGCAGTGCacaagcaaggcagaaaaagctatcagcaaaaaataagaaaaacatttagcCTATGTGTACAGGCCAATTATGTTTATTAGCCATTCTAACAGACTTCAAGTATTGTATTCACATCGAGTGCTAAACCCCTCCAACACTGTAGCACATGTTAAGTAGAGAAAAAAGACATGAGAATCACAGTAGTGAACACTGACAGTGCAGAGATGAGAACAGGGGTATACACACATGACAGTGCACGGAATAgggcttcatttttattagaaactAGCACACTTAAGAACAGTTGACTAATGAAGTACTTCTGATAGAGAAATCTATTTCACGAACTTGAGTTCCTTGTACAGGTTACAACACTCAAAGCAGCAAAGATGACTAGCTTTAGGAAGTTATTTGGGTCTGTAgcctgttttcaaaagaaactacacacaaaaaaaagctaaatgagGTAAGTGATGCTCCATTTCTGATCAGATTTTGTGCGCAACTTAAACACTCCTGAAACCTATCATATTTATCTCCTATTCATAGCaagtaaagaaatgttttagaaacttCTAAGGAAACCTGTCTGTAGAGAATGAGCACATCAGTCATCAGGACAACAGTAGTAAGAGTTAAACTGCTAGATACCCCTTAGCTGTTCAACTTTTGTTTGTGAACCACACAGACATCACCTCAGCTGTGCCAAAGCACTAATTTCTGAGGCTACAAAGGAAACTAGGTCATTGAAGTGATCTGCGTTAACTGAAAACAGTGGAAAGGAgttaggttttttgttttagaacCCAAATTGTTTCAGTGACTTAATTTGACATTGCAGTACAAACAGTTGCACAGCTGTGTGTGAAGAGGGAGAGCCAAGGGGGACAGCCCTGTGATTGCATGCAAGAggaaacaaacattaaaaagatcTAACGCGTAAGATAGCctcttcaggaaagcagaatgaCTACCGATCCAGGTTCGAGATCTTAAATCCATTCCAGGCATAACTTTACTATTCAAACCAAATGCTTATGCAGCTATCTGTGAAAGCCACAAAAGCTCACAGTTGAGAAAGCCCACAGATTTTGTAAAAagttaagcaaaataaaattgaaaaaagtatagaaacaaacaaactacATATTGTTCCTACCTGCATATATTCTGCAAGTTCAAAGTAAGCTCTCCCAATTTGGCACAGTACCCAACCAGTGTTGTAGTGGTGAGATGGTAAAtggcttaaaatatttatcGCTTCTTTACAGTTGTATGAACACAAGGCTAAATAACCTTTCCCCATGTCACGAAGAAGGCTCATCAaaccttctaggaaaaaaaaaaaggcagtaagtaaaaatggaaaaagtatgCTGAGACTTATTACTTGAAACTGCTAATCCCAGCAGCTGTTCATTGCTGCTCTTGAATTCTCTTACGAGAAACATTCAAGGGGCTCCTAAGAACAGTTTATATACTCCTAATTTAGGCATAATGTTCTGAACATCAGCCGTTGTAATGGAAATTGCATACTGACTTTAAGCCATCAACAAAACACTCAAACAGGGAAACTCCAAAGTTCAGAGCAAGTAGCATTTTACATCTACAGCAATGATTCAAACATTTTGTTAGGTCTGAACAGAGTTTCCACACGTCTGGTATCCATGGAGATATCTTCTTGCTGCCTGGAAACTTTATCGagtcaaaagaaagaaactggcAGTTTGTCTAGGATTTTCTGACAAACTAGATAAAGACTGTTTTTAGATAAATGGGATataggaagggagaaaaagactATATAAACTCAATTTAGAGAGAGTAAGACTCAATTACATATAGCTCCTTTGACTTAGTTTCCAAGGATCTTGcctaacaatattttaatattaatcacTAAGAAGGACCACAGCCTGCAAGATATATCTGGTTACAAGTAGTAACTTCTTATTACTTCCTCCCCTGTTCACTGTAAGTGAACTGGAAGATACTTAATTCACCAAGCTTCGTAATTCTACAGAGGTGGTAGCTATGGGCTAAccagaacaacaaaaaagtaagaCTGGAGCaaaccaacatttttttcattaaatctcAAAAATGTAGGTTTACATTTTTAGATTACGTAGCTTGCTTGACTCTACCACCTTTTGATAACATTCAAAcagacctgctgctgctttctgtagcGTAAAAGCTTGAATCTGTGGAGTGACAGTAGaaattttcccttctgaaatgaTGGAAGACTCCAGTTTGGTAATTTCCAGACTGTCATTTATGTTTGGTTGAGTTATTCCtcctttatttgttttactttttgtttttctgtttggaatCTTAGGtggaaacttcatttttaattttttgctattttcctgAAAGCAAGAAGAATAAGTTACATATGTAAGAACTTTAAATTCTGATTACTAAACTTGCAAACGAATTGTGAAGTAACGTATGTATGTTTGCAGCTTTAACAAAAGCGCCCAACCACTTTACTAGGCATCTATATGCTTATGTTTAAAAGTAACTAAAAAGAACAGCTAAACCTTTAGCGTAAAGTGGCAAATGTTCACATCTCCTATGTATGGTCCATGAGTACTGCGTTTTGGtattcttttccatttgagTAACAGATAACTGAAATCAGTAAGTTGTTTTTGGAGAAAAGTCTGCcccaagtgatttttttcaataaatatacCTGGAAAACACAGTCCCTTTATCAAATGGGTTGACAGCTAGCAGAACCACTGCATTTGTCATCCTAGcacatattttttgtttaagacACTTTTCTTCCTACTCTTTTAGTTGAGCACTCCTGAGAGCTGAAAAACAACATACCATGATGTCATGATATGTTATAATACAGGTATTTCAATCTCTGCTCATTATAGAGCCAGTTCTTAAGCTCTAGAATTGCTATGCATACAGAGAAGTTGTTATTAGTTAGTACAGTGGCATGGGtaagaaaaaacccacaagttCGCAAAATGCACGAAGTTTGTTACCTTTGTTGTAGAGCTATCACTAGTAAACAGGCGAGAGCTTCTCCGAGGCAGTGCATTTGGGGGAGCAGCAATTGTTGGGCTCAATACCTGAGGTGTTGTACTGAAAATAAGTGGCATATTAAAACTAAATTTCTCAGCTCCACCTtcaataaaaatagcttttacacttgttttaaacaaaaatgctcAAGCACTACAGTGCAGGTATTCCCATCTCAACAAGATGGGAAAAAATCTGCTGCATTAAGAATATGAGTAGAATTTTCTTTGAGTTCCTTTACCATTTACCGATGAAATGGTTTAACTGCaaaggagatttaaaaataaaccaacaaCTGTGCACAAGGTTCCACCTTATCCATAGAggtttttacaaaaaaaagaaaacaaaaacaaaaaaaaaaaacccagaaaacagCAACTCCCCAAAAATCTCCAAATCACCCTCACACACATCCACACTCCTCCCTAATCTGAAAAGGAATGCTGTAGAAACATtcaaaaaaggataaaaaaagccaaattattcaaaaagaaaatgcaacaggTAGTATACTaagataagtatttttttcctaccttgTCTGTGGGCCAGAGCTCTGCGTTTGTGCAACAAGGACTGGAGTGACTTCCCGGCTATTTCCGCTTTGTGAGAAGACAGATTTTGTTCCAGCTTGGCTTATCCTGGTGACAGCCTGTATAACACAAAGTTTCTACAGGTTTGTTATTACATCCCTAAGAAGTCTCAGTCTGTTATAATCTCTTAACCAAATCTCTTCTGCCTATCAAACACtacacaaagaagaaatagagaTTATTTcaatacaagatttttttttccagaatcatCCATCAAAAGTATTTCTCATTCTGCTTGTACAATATCCGTAACACCAAATTTATGAAAACTTCATGCTCATTATTTGGAAGGTAAAAAATCTCTCCATCTAGTGGTAAGAAGAAACTATATATTAAGTGTTTCTGCAAGAATAAAAGGAATTAGAAGATACTGGATTTAAAATTCCTTCTCTACTGGGAGAAAGTTGTACAAAGGAACAACCagggaaaaagcattttttgaatTGTTGTGTTACAACCATATCCAGAAGCTATTCACCATTAACACCTCACAAAAGTCCTTACAGTACAACTTCCGAAGCAGTCGCTGCCCTGAAGATTTCATGATAATTTCAACTGCTTGGTTAGCATAACTGTTCACAGTATAAATCAGTATTTCACAAGTCAAGTCATTACTGCATGAACCTTTGGAGAAGTACAGAAATAACCTTCATTACGAAGGGATCTGCATAATGCAGCATATTAAAGAGAACAGAGACCTACAGCCAAGTTAACACAGGACAGCAAATTCTGCATGTCAGTTGACCAGTAAGCATCCAtaagggctttttctttttggcctACAAATGCAAGAAAGCACTGCTTAGGTTAATTGTGCTTTCTTTAGAAGTTACAAGCCACATTGTTcgtgaatttttttttgtcacaggCTACAAGCATGTGATTTAGCACCGCAACATTGTCTTACGTTCTATCTTCTGTGagtaaaaatgcacattttgatGTCTACCCTGGCTCCACTTTCGTGTAGAAACTTAGAGTTGTGATAACTTGACTGGGAATCCAAGTCCTACTGAACAAATTTGGATAAAAATTCAGAGTCTGGTGCATAGACCTCCTATAAAGGATTCAAAGGacaggtttttttcttcattttaaagaaagcttaaaACATCTTCTCTTGCTTCCACCAGGCACCATAACATTCAGCTTATGACGTCCATTTGGAAGAGTTCCCCGAGACACGAGAAACCCACAAGTGAGATGCATGACAACACAAGCAATACTAGTTTATGGATTATTTGACTGTCCTGCCCTTCTCTGTCAATTTATTTGGTATCGGAGGACATTTTAGGCAGCCAGCAAGCATGCCTGCCCACTCAGATAGGAAACCTTCGGATCCATCCTAACGTTTCATTCATTTATGTAAAGGTTTCCTAGGAAACTGCCCCCGTAAGTCATGCACGTTCTAGCCACAGCTACGCTAAACCTTCTCTAACTTGGTAATTTgaagagcagaaacaaaattGGCCAAGTAATTATTTACATTGGGCAGAGCATGGTGCAGAATTCTAAGCTATTTATTACAATGTGTTTAATAGTTTGCTTATGCAGCCATCTGGATACGGCTAGGTAGAACATATACGTGTGGATTAGTAAAATTTACCCTAGGTACTCTTGTGCCATACCtggcaaagcaacagaaaagcagcaagtatAACTTCATCTCTTGAAGTTCTTCATCTATCACGTGGCACACAGGTAAGACTAAAAAAATCTGACTAGAATATGCAGCAAAAGCAAGTGAGTACTACACTGGAAAGTTACGCTTTGCCATTTCATTTACAATTTTACACAGATTCTCAGTAATTAATACGCTGTCTGAAACATGCTATCCTTACAGCACGACAGCCAAAGCGTTACCTCAGAGAGCCTTTCTATCTGTGCACAATCAATCACAAGCCAGCACTTTTCAAGGATGTTGAGCAAAAATGGTTAGTCCTGAGCAACCAAATGTTGGGAGCTGGATCAGCCACACAATGCATGCTGCACTGTGCTAAAACAGTCCTCCAGAAGCCCCAACAGAGCAAAGGCAAAAAAgtccataaagaaaaaaaaagtaaaggtgCTAGTAATGAGATGCCTGAAGACAGGATAGCTTAATGGCTTGTGCAACAAGATTCCAGAGTTCCCAGGCACAGGCTTGAGAAGACTCCCTCCCTTCCAAAAGAGTTGATGTTATCTGCCTGACAGCTTTTATTCTGGTAAAGGTTGAATTCCTCAAAAAGTAGAACTTTAATACTATTTAATCGTGTTGAGCTTTTAAAAGTCAGCTGCCTATAGAACACCAGCATCCCTTTGTGCAACTTCTGAAGTTActaaaaatatatggaaatatcctcaggtttttttgtttttgcaaggaACAAATGGTTCTTCAACTGTCATCAACATTCCATCTCTCATTATCACTATGACAACTATGGCAGTTGcttacaaagtaaaaaaaaaaaaagcatttttttttttagtttcttctaaACAAGGTTTAGCCAACTGAAACAGCACCATTGTATCAGTCAGCTCTCATGGATGACCAGTAATATTTTGATTACACTGGTCCACAAATCAGAATTTAAGAACTACACGCAAGAAGTTGAGTTTCCGCTCACTCTTGCTTCTAATATTGTTTAGAGTCATTCttgagaatattaaaataaaaaaagaaaagccagctTCAAGTTCTGACTGCCTTCAGACTCCACCCTGCACACACAATAGTTGTGAAGGCTTTGTAATTTAAAGAGTCATAACTGCTAGTCCATTCTCTCTGATCGCAGATGGATAGAACTTATAGCACTTGCCTCAGGTTGCCTCTTACGCTCGCTTAGCGACTCCAATCAGGCAATCTGCACGCACCCGTGCACTGGAGAGGACAAAAAGTAGCTATGACTCCTCACTCTCACTTGCCACAGGAAAGTGGGAAGAATTAATATGTCCCCCTTCTGACTTCGAGAAGGACATACACCCTGCTCTAAAACCCACAATTAAAGTGCAAGATTGCAATGTTTGTGGGGGACATGCACGCTCTCATGCACCTCCTCCAAGAGGCAATGGATTAGGGGGAACACAATTAAGTACTAAACATCCACAATAGGCCAGCTGTACATAGAGAGACCAGGAAGGCCCGATCTCTTAGTAGAATATTTTACTCGGGGCTTATCTTTATGAGCAAGAGAAGCTTATTGCTTACCTTTATGAAACTTGATTACAAAAACCtaatctcccttttttttctctatccaAAGAAAGTGACAtgataaactgaaaatacttaGAAGGTTGATATCTTTGCTTGAGAcagagtggattttttttttttttttaaatactgcctTATTTAGTTCATAAGACTTCTTTCGAAATAAAAACTGTGTTGAGGCTTTAGAAACTGCTGTTACATCAGAACAGACTGTTCTACAGTGGATTTGATTTTATCTGTCACTTTCTAAGAGTCTAAATAATTTTGCCAGGAAGATACCTGATCTGCTGtaataatcaaattaaaaagGGACTCAACCTTGCTAACCTGTATTTGTAAGCGGGTAAACACTACCTTATTTTGCTGCATTACATAATTGTTAGtaagaacagaaattttattCTCCATagtatacatacataaattTCCACTGAATTAACCAAGAGCATTTCCATGACTAAAGGAGGCTGTAACCAGTTGCTCATGGAGCCaagttgtatttcaaaaataagtttgtAATTAATGGACAAATTGGGTTCTCCTTGCTGTCAAGCACAGTCCAGCTCACACTCaaggtttgttttatttatattacgggtttttcctttaaattataTAGCAATGCAGAAGTCACGCAAAACAACAATTGCAATGCAAAATACCTTCTTTGAAGGTGCTCCTGTAGATGGCACATCAATCACAGAAGAAGAGTTTGTGTAGTTTTGCAAATACGATCCATCACCAGGGCTTGGAGTTTCTAGTGGCAAGATTCCaaagctttataaaataaagttgaaaTGTCAGAGTAGTAGACTATGAGAACTGGACCGATTCTGTGGTTAAAGTAGAGACCCAGGCAATGAGCTTTGTTTCAGAACTAGCCCACTGACTGATGTTAACCCTCTAATACcttacttttcatttattttcctgtacagaaaaagatgctttaaaattttaggaataagaatattttctgctaAAGATACAAAACATTCTTAGCCTGTCTGCATAATAACTAATACAAGAACAGCCCAAATAAGTTATGGTTTGTACCAGTGCAGTTTCTTTAAATAAGACACTATATAGGAAAGAACATATTTAACTGTTCTTTTCAGAAGACAGCTATTCTTCCAGAAAAGCTCTTAGAGCAGTTTTCCACATTAAAcagtttatttcagaagagaaactcATTCCTTCAAAGACTTTTCTAGTGTGAATGCTGCAACAAGCAACATCCTGAATCAGTTCCTCTCTTCTAATCACAGAATACCAGTGGCTTCTTTAAGAAAGAGTAGAGAGCAGTCACTGAAGTTATCTAAATTTTACTTCAGCAGCATTACTTACAATACATTATCAATATGGCTTGTGCCGCACATCGTATTTGGAAATGCATCTCTCCTGTTTCATATCACAAACAATATTAACAGTAGAGTTAATTACAAAGAAGGTCCATCTCAAGGCCTTACCTTGGAGTTAGGGGGCTCAAAGCTGCAGGTCCCCCGAGCAAACTCCGCCCagtttttggtttattttgagCCTGTTTAGACAATATGGCAGTTCCTGATCCAAGAGGGACAGCATCTGGTGAAATTACAGCTGAGTCAATGTAAGACATGGAGGAATCCGTGTTCagggaagaatattttgaattggAGGATTCTAAGTTGAGTCTGTTCAACTCCTGAAAATGGAAGACAGCTGTAAGATATTCTTGCAGTGTAGTTTCTAATTAGTATTATTCACTTAAACTGTGAAGACTGCTTTAAATCTCCAAAAATTTTAGCAAAACTTACAATTGTGTCTTGTGGCGTTTCCATAAGAACAGTCTCAGACTGTCTGTGGGATATGTTGTGATTAGATACCACTGTTGTGCAAGTGTTaggcaggcagctgctgaagtTTTGTAAAGATGTTAATTTAAACGTTTGGTCAGGGTCTGGTTTTTCACCTGTAAGATTGGAAGGAGATTTAACTAGAGTTATTCCTGAGTCTACATGCTGAAGACGAGACTTGAAATGAGGAGGacagtaaacaaaatattttaaaacgagtatgttttcttttcattatttttaaactccCTTACACTAAATCAGTAATGTTCTTCCACTGCCAACTGGGCAATCAGTTTTATTAATAacacttgctttttaaagttattctCAGAAGCAGTCTGTGGTTCCTAAGGATATACTAACTGTAGGTTAGAAAACAAGTGGTActgttaaatacaaaaatgtaaaactgtttCAGTAATGCTTATTTACACAGTGAAAATTGAAGAAAGTCAGACAGAGCTCTAACGACAAGCAAACTATTTATAATCCATTATGGCTCCCCGAAACAATACCACGGGCATTTTTCTTACAAGTTCTTGacataagtaaaaataaaccttCCCATGAGGAGATAGTAAATCAGAAAACTTGACATACGCAGAAACATAGAAAACACCTTCACTAGGGAAGCAGTTCTGCAGACTTACCAATTTCACATAGCGATTCAAAAGGGGACCAGAGGAAAGGATTCAAACTAAGGCTCTTTTGGTAACATTCTGATCCTTTGGCAAGCCGGTCCGTCTTGCTGCAAAAATAATGCAACAGTTAAGGGAAACATAAGAACAGCACTTTTGTTCAAGATAGCTTTCCAGTAGagctaaaaacaaaaacacgTTCAGAACCACAACAACATTCCTAACTTTTTAAGCCTCAGAAACACAGCAATATAGAGCTGTTTTCAAGTTATCTGAAGTACGTAGAGGCAGATGAAAGTCATTTAGATTTACAGTCCCCCTAAAATTACCGTACCTAAATGCTAGTGtatactacaaaaaaaaaaaaatccaataaatcCTCTATTGCTATACAAATTAATCTCTGTTCAAATTTACGAAAACTTTTCTCGTCCCtaagcaacagcaaaacactTCACATACGTAAAGTTTTTCTGACAGGCATTAGTaaactcctgaaaaaaaaactttcatttgaaGAACAGAGCTATTAATCTTTAGAACAGATACAGGAAATTGAAATGGTAACACTGAGGAATAGACCTTAAGAGTTTCACTTAAAGAATGCAGAACAAGCCCCAAATTATTAAAAGTTACTTTTGGGTTGCATGCTTAGCCTGGAAAAGAAGTCTTTATATTTTCAAGCACTCAAAAGctctgtttgaaaaacaaactatgCTTGCGTTCCATGTTACTCAGCTTCCATAATAATCTACCTGCATCTATTATATTCTGAAGTTGTTCAAGTTTTGTAACCCAGAGAAAGCTGAACCTAGTGGTGACTAAAAGTTTCTTAGCTAAGGTTTGCTGTAGTGAAATCAAAGTGCATGCTttaaacagacaaaagaaaagcaactttACCAATAGACATGTCCCAGTAAGGAGAGTGTAAAGCATGCAGAGTCTCCAAACTCCGTAACAATATCATCAtggcttttctgtttattcaaCACTCCACCAGACAAGATCTGCTCTCCTTCTGCgagcctttttaaaaaacaagaggTTTAAAGGGGTTACAAGGCTCACAGTATTGGTAGTCCAGTGTTTTCACCCTgctgcaaacaaaaacagaaatgcattgTCAGTGTTGAAGTTTCAAATAGTGTCCAAACTAGCTCCTAAAAAGTGAGTTTTAGTGATTGTTTCTTTCA
This genomic interval from Rhea pennata isolate bPtePen1 chromosome 26, bPtePen1.pri, whole genome shotgun sequence contains the following:
- the CDC27 gene encoding cell division cycle protein 27 homolog isoform X1, translated to MTVLQEPVQAAIWQALNHYAYRDAVFLAERLYAEVHSEEALFLLATCYYRSGKAYKAYRLLKGHSCTTPQCKYLLAKCCVDLSKLAEGEQILSGGVLNKQKSHDDIVTEFGDSACFTLSLLGHVYCKTDRLAKGSECYQKSLSLNPFLWSPFESLCEIGEKPDPDQTFKLTSLQNFSSCLPNTCTTVVSNHNISHRQSETVLMETPQDTIELNRLNLESSNSKYSSLNTDSSMSYIDSAVISPDAVPLGSGTAILSKQAQNKPKTGRSLLGGPAALSPLTPSFGILPLETPSPGDGSYLQNYTNSSSVIDVPSTGAPSKKAVTRISQAGTKSVFSQSGNSREVTPVLVAQTQSSGPQTSTTPQVLSPTIAAPPNALPRRSSRLFTSDSSTTKENSKKLKMKFPPKIPNRKTKSKTNKGGITQPNINDSLEITKLESSIISEGKISTVTPQIQAFTLQKAAAEGLMSLLRDMGKGYLALCSYNCKEAINILSHLPSHHYNTGWVLCQIGRAYFELAEYMQAERIFSEVRRIENYRVEGMEIYSTTLWHLQKDVALSVLSKDLTDMDKNSPEAWCAAGNCFSLQREHDIAIKFFQRAIQVDPNYAYAYTLLGHEFVLTEELDKALACFRNAIRVNPRHYNAWYGLGMIYYKQEKFSLAEMHFQKALDINPQSSVLLCHIGVVQHALKKSEKALDTLNKAINIDPKNPLCKFHRASVLFANEKYKSALQELEELKQIVPKESLVYFLIGKVYKKLGQTHLALMNFSWAMDLDPKGANNQIKEAIDKRYLPDDEEPITQEEQISECYPYESVGTDESQESSMTDADDTQLHAVESDEF
- the CDC27 gene encoding cell division cycle protein 27 homolog isoform X3: MTVLQEPVQAAIWQALNHYAYRDAVFLAERLYAEVHSEEALFLLATCYYRSGKAYKAYRLLKGHSCTTPQCKYLLAKCCVDLSKLAEGEQILSGGVLNKQKSHDDIVTEFGDSACFTLSLLGHVYCKTDRLAKGSECYQKSLSLNPFLWSPFESLCEIGEKPDPDQTFKLTSLQNFSSCLPNTCTTVVSNHNISHRQSETVLMETPQDTIELNRLNLESSNSKYSSLNTDSSMSYIDSAVISPDAVPLGSGTAILSKQAQNKPKTGRSLLGGPAALSPLTPSFGILPLETPSPGDGSYLQNYTNSSSVIDVPSTGAPSKKAVTRISQAGTKSVFSQSGNSREVTPVLVAQTQSSGPQTSTTPQVLSPTIAAPPNALPRRSSRLFTSDSSTTKENSKKLKMKFPPKIPNRKTKSKTNKGGITQPNINDSLEITKLESSIISEGKISTVTPQIQAFTLQKAAAEGLMSLLRDMGKGYLALCSYNCKEAINILSHLPSHHYNTGWVLCQIGRAYFELAEYMQAERIFSEVRRIENYRVEGMEIYSTTLWHLQKDVALSVLSKDLTDMDKNSPEAWCAAGNCFSLQREHDIAIKFFQRAIQVDPNYAYAYTLLGHEFVLTEELDKALACFRNAIRVNPRHYNAWYGLGMIYYKQEKFSLAEMHFQKALDINPQSSVLLCHIGVVQHALKKSEKALDTLNKAINIDPKNPLCKFHRASVLFANEKYKSALQELEELKQIVPKESLVYFLIGKIPKEPTTRSKRPLINVTFQMMRNQ
- the CDC27 gene encoding cell division cycle protein 27 homolog isoform X4, which produces MTVLQEPVQAAIWQALNHYAYRDAVFLAERLYAEVHSEEALFLLATCYYRSGKAYKAYRLLKGHSCTTPQCKYLLAKCCVDLSKLAEGEQILSGGVLNKQKSHDDIVTEFGDSACFTLSLLGHVYCKTDRLAKGSECYQKSLSLNPFLWSPFESLCEIGEKPDPDQTFKLTSLQNFSSCLPNTCTTVVSNHNISHRQSETVLMETPQDTIELNRLNLESSNSKYSSLNTDSSMSYIDSAVISPDAVPLGSGTAILSKQAQNKPKTGRSLLGGPAALSPLTPSFGILPLETPSPGDGSYLQNYTNSSSVIDVPSTGAPSKKAVTRISQAGTKSVFSQSGNSREVTPVLVAQTQSSGPQTSTTPQVLSPTIAAPPNALPRRSSRLFTSDSSTTKENSKKLKMKFPPKIPNRKTKSKTNKGGITQPNINDSLEITKLESSIISEGKISTVTPQIQAFTLQKAAAGLMSLLRDMGKGYLALCSYNCKEAINILSHLPSHHYNTGWVLCQIGRAYFELAEYMQAERIFSEVRRIENYRVEGMEIYSTTLWHLQKDVALSVLSKDLTDMDKNSPEAWCAAGNCFSLQREHDIAIKFFQRAIQVDPNYAYAYTLLGHEFVLTEELDKALACFRNAIRVNPRHYNAWYGLGMIYYKQEKFSLAEMHFQKALDINPQSSVLLCHIGVVQHALKKSEKALDTLNKAINIDPKNPLCKFHRASVLFANEKYKSALQELEELKQIVPKESLVYFLIGKIPKEPTTRSKRPLINVTFQMMRNQ
- the CDC27 gene encoding cell division cycle protein 27 homolog isoform X2 produces the protein MTVLQEPVQAAIWQALNHYAYRDAVFLAERLYAEVHSEEALFLLATCYYRSGKAYKAYRLLKGHSCTTPQCKYLLAKCCVDLSKLAEGEQILSGGVLNKQKSHDDIVTEFGDSACFTLSLLGHVYCKTDRLAKGSECYQKSLSLNPFLWSPFESLCEIGEKPDPDQTFKLTSLQNFSSCLPNTCTTVVSNHNISHRQSETVLMETPQDTIELNRLNLESSNSKYSSLNTDSSMSYIDSAVISPDAVPLGSGTAILSKQAQNKPKTGRSLLGGPAALSPLTPSFGILPLETPSPGDGSYLQNYTNSSSVIDVPSTGAPSKKAVTRISQAGTKSVFSQSGNSREVTPVLVAQTQSSGPQTSTTPQVLSPTIAAPPNALPRRSSRLFTSDSSTTKENSKKLKMKFPPKIPNRKTKSKTNKGGITQPNINDSLEITKLESSIISEGKISTVTPQIQAFTLQKAAAGLMSLLRDMGKGYLALCSYNCKEAINILSHLPSHHYNTGWVLCQIGRAYFELAEYMQAERIFSEVRRIENYRVEGMEIYSTTLWHLQKDVALSVLSKDLTDMDKNSPEAWCAAGNCFSLQREHDIAIKFFQRAIQVDPNYAYAYTLLGHEFVLTEELDKALACFRNAIRVNPRHYNAWYGLGMIYYKQEKFSLAEMHFQKALDINPQSSVLLCHIGVVQHALKKSEKALDTLNKAINIDPKNPLCKFHRASVLFANEKYKSALQELEELKQIVPKESLVYFLIGKVYKKLGQTHLALMNFSWAMDLDPKGANNQIKEAIDKRYLPDDEEPITQEEQISECYPYESVGTDESQESSMTDADDTQLHAVESDEF